The following coding sequences lie in one Hyalangium ruber genomic window:
- a CDS encoding DUF58 domain-containing protein yields MSLGRPVPTGLAVALLAGALVPAALAVASPAFGWLSLALDVAVVVLCAVDFLSAPRAEDVETRREVEPILRSGVDNPVHLELTCRRDKPVRGEARDEAPAEVTVQGHRQRFSLAPGPRPSRLTYTVRPPARGDLRFGDIHLRLLGPLGLCARQVRLPAAQAVKVYPDLTALTKEALELARASDAPAERSQRRPGEGREFESLREYRPGDDYRTIDWKASARRARSMVRVYQPERNQPVLLLLDCGRHMAGKVDGRRKLDHAVDAALRMAKVGLDAGDLVGVLAFASDVRTYLPPRKGREHLRLLTEALYRAEAALEESDYGRAYDFAFARNSRRSMVVLFTDLVDPDASGTLVARTLMLRPRHLPVVASLLDEDLQAAATGVPRSPQDAYTRQAAARLEDEYRRTAVTLRDSGVLVVRAPAKGFGAAAINTYLHVKARGLL; encoded by the coding sequence GTGAGCCTGGGCCGCCCCGTGCCCACTGGGCTCGCCGTGGCGCTGCTGGCGGGGGCGCTCGTGCCGGCGGCGCTGGCCGTGGCGAGCCCCGCGTTCGGCTGGCTGTCCCTGGCGCTCGACGTGGCGGTGGTGGTGCTGTGCGCGGTGGACTTCCTGTCCGCTCCGCGCGCCGAGGATGTGGAGACGCGGCGCGAGGTGGAGCCCATCCTGCGCTCCGGAGTGGACAACCCCGTGCATCTGGAGCTCACGTGCCGCCGGGACAAGCCCGTGCGGGGCGAGGCGCGGGACGAAGCCCCTGCGGAGGTAACGGTTCAGGGGCACCGGCAGCGCTTCTCCCTGGCGCCAGGCCCCCGGCCCTCGCGGCTGACCTACACGGTGCGCCCTCCCGCTCGGGGGGATCTACGGTTTGGGGACATTCACCTGAGACTGCTGGGACCATTGGGACTGTGCGCGCGACAGGTGCGACTTCCCGCAGCGCAAGCGGTGAAGGTGTACCCGGACCTGACGGCGCTGACGAAGGAGGCGCTGGAGTTGGCGCGTGCTTCGGATGCCCCCGCCGAGCGCTCCCAGCGGCGTCCTGGCGAGGGCCGCGAGTTCGAGTCCCTGCGCGAGTACCGGCCGGGGGACGACTACCGCACCATCGACTGGAAGGCCTCGGCGCGACGGGCTCGCAGCATGGTGCGGGTGTACCAGCCGGAGCGGAACCAGCCGGTGCTGCTGCTGCTGGATTGTGGGCGCCACATGGCGGGCAAGGTGGACGGCCGCCGCAAGCTGGACCACGCGGTGGACGCGGCGCTGCGCATGGCGAAGGTGGGCCTGGACGCGGGCGACCTCGTGGGAGTGTTGGCGTTCGCCAGCGACGTGCGCACGTACCTGCCGCCACGCAAGGGCCGCGAGCACCTGAGGCTGCTCACCGAGGCGCTCTACCGCGCCGAGGCGGCGCTCGAGGAGAGCGACTACGGGCGCGCCTATGACTTCGCCTTCGCGCGCAACTCGCGGCGCTCGATGGTGGTGCTCTTCACGGATCTGGTGGATCCGGATGCCTCGGGCACGTTGGTGGCGCGAACGCTCATGCTGCGCCCGCGCCACCTGCCCGTGGTGGCCTCGCTTCTGGACGAGGATCTGCAGGCCGCGGCCACGGGAGTGCCCCGCTCGCCGCAGGACGCTTACACACGACAGGCGGCGGCGCGGCTGGAGGATGAGTACCGCCGTACCGCAGTGACGCTGCGAGACTCGGGAGTGCTGGTGGTGCGTGCGCCCGCGAAGGGTTTCGGCGCTGCTGCCATCAACACCTACCTGCACGTCAAGGCACGTGGACTGCTCTGA